A stretch of the Lolium perenne isolate Kyuss_39 chromosome 3, Kyuss_2.0, whole genome shotgun sequence genome encodes the following:
- the LOC127343208 gene encoding protein RADIALIS-like 3 produces MSSVSRSSSRGSVNAEWSTRENKLFEEALAYYGEGTPDRWLKVSRAMGGTKTADEVRRHYEILDNDVKLIESGRIPYPNYNAQGAWN; encoded by the coding sequence ATGTCTTCTGTGTCAAGGAGCTCCTCCCGCGGCAGCGTGAACGCGGAGTGGAGCACCAGGGAGAACAAGCTGTTCGAGGAGGCCCTCGCCTACTACGGCGAGGGCACGCCCGACCGCTGGCTCAAGGTGTCCCGCGCCATGGGCGGGACCAAGACAGCCGATGAGGTGCGCCGCCATTACGAGATCCTCGACAACGACGTGAAGCTCATCGAGTCCGGCAGGATCCCGTACCCCAACTACAACGCACAGGGGGCTTGGAACTGA